TCGCCTTCTTTGTCACACCATAATTTCGTATAATATTATCAACTTCATCATCGTCATACTCTTGTTCTTTCAACTTCCCCCTCAGCTTTTTAATGTCAACATCTGTGGTAGCTGCTTTTGTCGTGTATAATTTCGATCGGAGTCCTATGTAGTCGGTCATAATGCAGCCATTATTCTCATCTTTCATTATGCCCAATACCTTCTTATTAACCAGAGGGATGCCGTAAATGTTATCTTTAGGATAGTCTGAGGtatcaaaatatttatagcaATCATGTATCATTGCTTCATACGGGTCTTTTTCCCGTATCTCCACGATCACACTATCAGTATCGGTATAGCAGGTCGAAAAGTTTTCTCCGAACCTGCTAGCTAAGTAGCCATATTGGAAATCATATATGGTCGTTTTCGCCAAGTCTAAAATACTCATTCCAACATAAATCGGTTTAACTAACCATATTTCCGCTCTATGCATCTCAACAGCAATCAAATTTTCATTAAAGATAGTAGCGTTTTTAAACAGGGGGCTACTTATTCTAGCTTCAGCTCCATAACGACCCTCCCACTCTGTCAGCAATTTAATATCAACGCGCCTGCGCACACCCTCTAAAGTCTTACCAAACACTGCATTGTTCATAAGCTTAAACAGATTCTTTTCAAACTCATTTTTTGCTGCCTTCCGGAGATTTGTATTCAAGTCGATGTATGACTTTAACCAAGGAGACTGCTTAAATTTCAAGACTCGATGAATCTTTTTTAGTATTAATCCATGAGCTAGCGCTTGCTTCAAGGCTCTGTAATGAATTACATATCTTTCTTTATCATGAAGGGTAGCCATTAATTTGGTCAGCTCTCGCGGACGTTTAGGAGGTTTCATAGTTTTCGGGTTCAAGGATTGGGGACAGAATGGGATGTCTTTATGACGATCATGGAGATGTTGAGGGTACTCCAGATCGACCTCGAGAATGCACCCTTCAGAAGAATCGTCCGGAATACTAAGAATGTTGATGTTAGTATCAGACCACTCGAAACCTCCATATGGAAGATATTGTGACATTGCCCACCCATATTGATTATTGACATCGAAATACATCAGATAGGAGTCGGGCTTCGATGGGTCGTAAGATGCCATGTACTTGTTATTAGCATGAACACGACGTTTCGAGCAAACTTGACTCAAACCACCACGAATGCCACGCTCCACAAACAAATGCATATCTGGATCAGTTAAAAGTTCAAGTTCCTGTTTTGTATACTTAAGCATCGCATCCCACGTGAATCCAGGCAGAGTAAAGTAATGAGCGGGGTCAAGATTATATGTTTCGAGACAACTGGAGCGGAACCGTTCGAAAACGTCGGCAAGAAGAAGAATATCGGTTTTCATGTAGAGATCGACGTAATCTCCGAGAGAAGAACAAGAGAATGAGGACCAGACTTGGAGAGCGCGATGATAATGGCGGCGAGGACAAGGTTTATCCtcaagtttattataaaaaaactcGATAGGCGGCAGACATGTTTCAATAAAACGATCGAAAGAATCAATATAATCATAAGGCATGATACCTTTCACAGTAAGAAGATTGAACTGCTCCTCGGGAAGGAAAACATATTGAGAGCGGAGATTAGGATATTCGGTCAAATAAGAAGAGAGCTTATCGAGAGAAGACGccataaatcgaaaactatcgatGAAACGAAATTTAATTCGAGCATCATTAATGTGTTTAGtgaaagaaatatatttttccttAGTAATAGGAAGAAGATCTACAGGACCTTTGATGTGAGTAGCAATATCATTAATAATGAAATGCGCGTCATATCCACTGAGGTTATGAAATATCACAGGGATAGTGTGAGCATCTTTGTAATTAATATTACAGCCTTCATGAGATGCAAATCTATAATTATTTTCTGGGATCAGGTGATTATGGTCTCGCATTTTCTTATCACTGAGGGAGAAGCGCTGCTCGCAAATATGACAATGAGTGGCTGCTTGAAAATCACTCTCTTGCTGAAATGTCATATTAATATCAAACGGACACATAAACACCGTAGAAACATCCTCAGCAAGCTGATTTAGTTCATCTGCGAACCATTTCATGCAATCTTTTCCACGATATGATTTGTAAAATGACAGAGAATCATCATAGGAACATTTAAAGTAATACCCAACGGCAGCAGGTATATGTTTTTGATAGGTAGTCTTTTCAGCACTATGTTCCAGAACGCTTTCAAGATCTGCGTATACCGCGAAGGGGGCTTTTAGTTTATTCCTGAAATtcttaaattttaacattttatggctTTCTTCAGGCATTTTAATGGCTGTTTCATTTATTCTTTCACAATCGTTGATGTGAGCTTCTAGCTGTGTAGACGATAAAAATGGTTGTAAACACCTATCACAGAGAACATCTGATCGCCCTTTGCAGCATGTCTTATGAACATTCAACTTTTCTTGCGATCGAAAGTAATGGAGGCAGCCATCACAGAAATATTTTGTTCCATCTTCATTGCTAAGCTGCTTGGAAAGGAGGCgagatagattttttatccaAACGTAATGATATTTAAGGGGACCTTGCTCATCATATTTATCTTGTATCAAAAGCAGATTCACATGTTTatccttcttgttttttgttaGGAAGGTAGGGAGAGTCGTAtaattcttcttctcctttttcaaaatgtaaacaTTAATCGATATATTATTCTGCTTTTCAAAATTAGGAATCTGTTTGGCGGTCATTGGCCACTGAATACCTTTAAGTTTCAACACTTGAGAGTAGTGTGGGTAAGATGACATTAAAGCGGAGTTATTCTGACAAGGATATAATGCCGATATGACAGCCCATGCAAAGCATGCATCGTCATCGTTTTTAACATTAATGCATGCCTGTTTTATTTTTATCTGAGGGGGAAGTTCAATATATGAGGAGCCAAGCTGTGGtgtaaatttgtttatattcaccCCTAGGTTAACAACAGCTTTAAGTGCCCAGCCACTATCTCTCTCTTGGAATTCTTCCAAGTCTCTGTTGATGGGTTCCACTACTTTTTTTTCGAACCATTCATCAAGATTGGTGTCTCTATAAATGGCTGAGTTTGAAGTAGTGAAGTACTTGGTTTCATTTATCATCTTATCGCCTTGAGCAATCTCGAATTCTCCTCCAAATGCTATGTTAACTTTTACTGCAGCGTTATTTTTTAAGGCAGTCTGGATTCGTCGCTTGAACAGAGCTTTGCAATCAACCAGGAAACTACCTGGGTCCTTGTGTTTAAGGTTCGAAATGACTCCAGTCTGAATTCTTGAATTAAATGTAGATACAGAGTCTTCCCAATGTACCCTACGCTTTGCAGTCTCCGGACGAGTGTTAAGTCCCGCCCCCTTCTTTTGTTCAGCCTTCAGTTGCTTACTCAACGTTCTCACCTGCCGCATCTGAGCTTCGAGGTGCTGCTTTTCGCCAATCGTCTTTGCAAACCTCATTCTATCATGAATCATTTTAATCGCTTTCCTACACTCTATCAACCCTTTTCTTAACTTTTCATCATTATACTTGTTTTGAATTAAACCTAAGATGGTTGCAATTAACTGAATAAGTTTAGTTAACATGTTAAATTAAAAAAGCCAATATTCAAAGATAGATTAagtataaaaattcaaaattttcaaaaattgctaatttaaatcaaaaattatcaaaaaaattcaaaaattatcaaaaaatcaaaatttttcaaaatataccactCACCAGAGCACACGTCTAAATGATTTACCAAAGCACTGAATGAAGATCTGAAACAGAATGAGAAAATATAAGTTGCGTCAAGTATTTAGTAAACATTggtcggacggaaaactgaatGGTGATACGTTATGCTCAAAAGGCCCCTGAAATGAGTAGATTTGTGCTTGTTTTCTCATAAGAATCAATGTAAAAGTgctgtattaaaatatttattgaactTGGTTACATTTTTTTCCCTTCATGTACGATatgtataaattaaaaatttcagaTGTAAACATGTAAAAATCCTGATTACCCCCCACCACCTTGACCACTAACACAATCATTAATTCAAAATAATACCATTAAATTTTCATTCATGGAATAAAAATTGTTTCAACAATTTAGCATAACACACACAATTGTTTGCTATGCTGATATGATGTATATGTTAACATAGAAAAGTATTTAACGTGGTGTAATAAGCAGTATAGATGAAATAAAGAAATGtcttactatttttatctacaaccataaattaatttagaaaaacaTATCACATAAAAACGTATCACATAACAACGTATCACGCTAAAATGGAAGTGGGCAGACATAGAAACAATGGAAGACAACTTTTGGACGAAGCGAGTTATTTAATGGCGTCCAAGGGCAATtaaaaagaagtagaggcagacctcaaacaagatggactaaTGATATCAAGCGAATGGACataaaaaacagcaaacagataaTATGAATAAACACACCCAAGGTAGGCTTTTatccgacgatggatggaatagctgatAGATCACATAACAT
The window above is part of the Diabrotica virgifera virgifera chromosome 2, PGI_DIABVI_V3a genome. Proteins encoded here:
- the LOC126880762 gene encoding uncharacterized protein LOC126880762, whose product is MLTKLIQLIATILGLIQNKYNDEKLRKGLIECRKAIKMIHDRMRFAKTIGEKQHLEAQMRQVRTLSKQLKAEQKKGAGLNTRPETAKRRVHWEDSVSTFNSRIQTGVISNLKHKDPGSFLVDCKALFKRRIQTALKNNAAVKVNIAFGGEFEIAQGDKMINETKYFTTSNSAIYRDTNLDEWFEKKVVEPINRDLEEFQERDSGWALKAVVNLGVNINKFTPQLGSSYIELPPQIKIKQACINVKNDDDACFAWAVISALYPCQNNSALMSSYPHYSQVLKLKGIQWPMTAKQIPNFEKQNNISINVYILKKEKKNYTTLPTFLTKNKKDKHVNLLLIQDKYDEQGPLKYHYVWIKNLSRLLSKQLSNEDGTKYFCDGCLHYFRSQEKLNVHKTCCKGRSDVLCDRCLQPFLSSTQLEAHINDCERINETAIKMPEESHKMLKFKNFRNKLKAPFAVYADLESVLEHSAEKTTYQKHIPAAVGYYFKCSYDDSLSFYKSYRGKDCMKWFADELNQLAEDVSTVFMCPFDINMTFQQESDFQAATHCHICEQRFSLSDKKMRDHNHLIPENNYRFASHEGCNINYKDAHTIPVIFHNLSGYDAHFIINDIATHIKGPVDLLPITKEKYISFTKHINDARIKFRFIDSFRFMASSLDKLSSYLTEYPNLRSQYVFLPEEQFNLLTVKGIMPYDYIDSFDRFIETCLPPIEFFYNKLEDKPCPRRHYHRALQVWSSFSCSSLGDYVDLYMKTDILLLADVFERFRSSCLETYNLDPAHYFTLPGFTWDAMLKYTKQELELLTDPDMHLFVERGIRGGLSQVCSKRRVHANNKYMASYDPSKPDSYLMYFDVNNQYGWAMSQYLPYGGFEWSDTNINILSIPDDSSEGCILEVDLEYPQHLHDRHKDIPFCPQSLNPKTMKPPKRPRELTKLMATLHDKERYVIHYRALKQALAHGLILKKIHRVLKFKQSPWLKSYIDLNTNLRKAAKNEFEKNLFKLMNNAVFGKTLEGVRRRVDIKLLTEWEGRYGAEARISSPLFKNATIFNENLIAVEMHRAEIWLVKPIYVGMSILDLAKTTIYDFQYGYLASRFGENFSTCYTDTDSVIVEIREKDPYEAMIHDCYKYFDTSDYPKDNIYGIPLVNKKVLGIMKDENNGCIMTDYIGLRSKLYTTKAATTDVDIKKLRGKLKEQEYDDDEVDNIIRNYGVTKKAKGVKKSVVNTKITFEDYVECSDTFTAKVTSQNLIRSDKHKVYSITQSKIALSPNDDKRHHIQGSYDTLPFGHYLIDTLEMDVD